The Canis lupus familiaris isolate Mischka breed German Shepherd chromosome X, alternate assembly UU_Cfam_GSD_1.0, whole genome shotgun sequence genome has a segment encoding these proteins:
- the P2RY4 gene encoding LOW QUALITY PROTEIN: P2Y purinoceptor 4 (The sequence of the model RefSeq protein was modified relative to this genomic sequence to represent the inferred CDS: inserted 1 base in 1 codon; substituted 5 bases at 5 genomic stop codons), whose protein sequence is MARAESSLLTTLGPSPDPGDSEAELDCSFNEEFKFILLPVSYTVVFLLGLGLNTLTLWLFFFRLXPWDATATYMFHLALSDTLYVLSLPTLIYYYGARNHWPFGTGLCKFIRFLFYWNLYCSVLFLTCISVLCYLGICHLLWALLXGRPRFAGLLCLVVWLVSASCLVPNLFFVTTSTKKDPLLCHDTTRPEEFDHYVHFSSAIMGLLFGVPCLVTLVCXGIMARRLYRRLPGAARLSSRLCSLCTIAVMLXFAVCFVPFHINRTIYYTSRLLEADFRALNILSVVYKVTRPLASANSCLDPVLYLLTGDKXXCELWQLCSCGGRQPPMTASSLALVSLPEDSGCMRTSTHCGFPAPRAGRPLTLGASK, encoded by the exons ATGGCCAGGGCAGAGTCCTCTCTGCTCACAACCCTAGGCCCCAGCCCAGATCCTGGCGACAGTGAGGCAGAGCTGGACTGCAGTTTTAATGAGGAGTTCAAGTTCATTCTGCTGCCTGTGAGCTACACAGTTGTCTTTCTGTTGGGTCTTGGCCTCAACACCCTGACTCTCTGGCTCTTCTTCTTTCGCCTCTGACCCTGGGATGCAACAGCCACCTACATGTTCCATTTGGCCTTGTCAGATACTTTGTACGTGCTGTCACTACCTACCCTCATCTACTACTATGGGGCCCGCAACCACTGGCCCTTTGGTACTGGGCTCTGCAAGTTTATCCGATTTCTTTTCTATTGGAACCTCTACTGCAGTGTCCTTTTCCTCACCTGCATCAGTGTGCTCTGCTACCTGGGCATCTGCCACCTACTGTGGGCACTGCTCTAGGGCCGCCCTCGCTTTGCAGGCCTTCTCTGCCTGGTGGTTTGGTTGGTCTCAGCCAGCTGCCTGGTGCCCAACCTGTTCTTTGTCACAACCAGCACCAAAAAGGATCCCCTCCTGTGCCATGACACCACTCGGCCTGAGGAGTTTGACCACTATGTGCACTTCAGCTCGGCAATCATGGGGTTGCTCTTTGGAGTGCCCTGTCTGGTCACTCTTGTCTGCTAGGGGATCATGGCCCGGCGCCTGTATCGCCGGTTGCCAGGGGCCGCCCGATTATCTTCTCGTCTGTGTTCTCTCTGCACCATCGCCGTGATGC CCTTTGCTGTCTGCTTCGTGCCTTTCCACATCAACCGCACCATTTATTACACATCAAGACTGTTGGAAGCTGACTTCCGGGCGCTGAACATTCTCAGTGTGGTCTACAAAGTGACTCGGCCTCTAGCCAGTGCCAACAGCTGCCTGGATCCTGTGCTCTACCTGCTCACTGGGGACAAGTAGTGATGTGAGCTCTGGCAGCTTTGCAGTTGTGGGGGGCGCCAGCCCCCCATGACTGCCTCCTCCCTGGCACTGGTGTCCCTGCCTGAGGATAGTGGCTGCATGCGGACATCCACTCACTGTGGCTTCCCTGCTCCTAGGGCAGGTAGACCGTTAACTCTGGGAGCCAGTAAGTGA
- the ARR3 gene encoding arrestin-C: MTEPSSFFPSSQKRLNINFMAHISRVYKKTCSNGKLAIYLGKRDFVDHVDMVDPIDGVVLVDPDYLKGRKMFVMLTCAFRYGHDDLDVIGLTFRKDLYVQVLQVFPPEPTSPQGPLTVLQERLLQKLGDNAYPFTLQMVVNLPCSVTLQPGPEDAGKACGIDFEVKSFCAENLEEKISKRDSVRLVVRKVQFDIPEPGPGPCAQTTRRFLLSAQPLQLQASMDREVHYHGKPIAVNVSINNCTNKVIKKIKISVDQITDVVLYSLDKYTKTVFIQEFMETVAANSSFSKSFEVTPLLAANCQKQGLALDGKLKHGDTNLASSTILQPGMNKELLGILVSYKVRVNLMVSGGGILGDLIASDVGVELPLILMHPKPSHEAASSEDIVIEEFARQERRESQEALEEEGDEGS; the protein is encoded by the exons ATGACTGagccttcctccttctttccctcttctcagaAAAGGCTCAACATCAACTTCATGGCTCACATCTCAAG aGTGTATAAGAAGACCTGCTCCAATGGGAAG CTTGCCATCTACCTGGGGAAACGGGACTTCGTGGACCATGTGGACATGGTGGATCCCATTG ATGGTGTAGTCCTGGTTGACCCCGATTACTTGAAGGGTCGAAAGA TGTTTGTCATGTTGACATGTGCCTTTCGCTATGGCCATGATGACTTGGATGTGATTGGTCTGACGTTCCGCAAAGATCTGTACGTACAGGTGCTGCAAGTGTTCCCACCAGAGCCCACCAGCCCCCAAGGGCCCCTCACGGTCCTACAGGAGCGACTGCTGCAAAAGCTGGGAGACAATGCCTACCCCTTTACCCTGCAG ATGGTTGTTAACCTGCCCTGTTCGGTGACATTGCAACCAGGTCCTGAAGATGCAGGAAAG GCTTGTGGGATTGACTTTGAAGTGAAGAGTTTCTGTGCTGAAAACCTGGAGGAGAAAATTTCCAAGAG AGACTCGGTGCGGCTGGTGGTTCGAAAAGTACAGTTTGATATcccagagccaggccctggcCCCTGTGCCCAGACTACCCGCCGCTTCCTTCTGTCAGCTCAGCCCCTACAGCTCCAGGCCTCAATGGACAGAGAG GTTCACTACCATGGCAAACCCATCGCTGTCAATGTTTCTATCAACAACTGCACCAACAAGGTCATCAAGAAAATCAAGATTTCAG TTGACCAGATCACAGATGTTGTCCTGTACTCCTTAGACAAGTACACCAAGACCGTCTTCATTCAGGAGTTCAT GGAGACTGTAGCTGCTAACTCCAGCTTCTCTAAGAGCTTTGAAGTAACCCCACTCCTGGCTGCCAACTGCCAGAAACAGGGCCTGGCACTGGATGGCAAACTCAAGCATGGTGATACCAATCTGGCCTCAAGCACCAT TCTTCAACCTGGAATGAACAAGGAGCTGCTGGGGATCCTGGTGTCCTACAAAGTGAGAGTCAACCTGATGGTGTCTGGTGGAGG CATCTTAGGTGACCTGATAGCCAG CGATGTTGGCGTGGAGCTGCCCCTGATCCTGATGCATCCAAAGCCATCACATG AGGCTGCTAG CTCTGAGGACATAGTCATTGAGGAGTTTGCTCGGCAGGAGCGGCGAGAGAGCCAGGAGGctttggaggaggagggggacgaGGGAAGCTGA
- the PDZD11 gene encoding PDZ domain-containing protein 11 isoform X2, protein MDSRIPYDDYPVVFLPAYENPPAWIPPHERVYHPDYNNELTQFLPRIVTLKKPPGAQLGFNIRGGKASQLGIFISKVIPDSDAHRAGLQEGDQVLAVNDVDFQDIEHSKAVEILKTAREISMRVRFFPYNYHRQKERTVH, encoded by the exons ATGGACAGTCGGATTCCTTATGATGACTACCCCGTGGTTTTCCTGCCTGCCTATGAGAATCCCCCAGCATGGATTCCTCCTCATGAG AGGGTATATCACCCAGACTACAACAATGAGCTGACCCAGTTTCTGCCCCGAATCGTCACACTGAAGAAGCCCCCTGGAGCTCAG TTGGGATTTAATATCCGAGGAGGAAAGGCTTCCCAGCTAGGCATCTTTATCTCCAAG GTAATTCCTGACTCGGATGCACATCGAGCAGGACTTCAGGAAGGGGACCAAGTCCTAGCTGTGAATGATGTGGATTTCCAAGATATTGAGCACAGCAAG GCTGTTGAGATCCTGAAGACAGCCCGCGAAATCAGCATGCGCGTCCGCTTCTTTCCCTACA ATTATCATCGCCAAAAGGAGAGGACTGTACACTAG
- the PDZD11 gene encoding PDZ domain-containing protein 11 isoform X1: MSEVVLHLPGLCAGFRALLEMDSRIPYDDYPVVFLPAYENPPAWIPPHERVYHPDYNNELTQFLPRIVTLKKPPGAQLGFNIRGGKASQLGIFISKVIPDSDAHRAGLQEGDQVLAVNDVDFQDIEHSKAVEILKTAREISMRVRFFPYNYHRQKERTVH; the protein is encoded by the exons ATGAGTGAGGTAGTACTGCATCTCCCCGGCTTGTGCGCAGGATTCAG GGCCTTGCTGGAGATGGACAGTCGGATTCCTTATGATGACTACCCCGTGGTTTTCCTGCCTGCCTATGAGAATCCCCCAGCATGGATTCCTCCTCATGAG AGGGTATATCACCCAGACTACAACAATGAGCTGACCCAGTTTCTGCCCCGAATCGTCACACTGAAGAAGCCCCCTGGAGCTCAG TTGGGATTTAATATCCGAGGAGGAAAGGCTTCCCAGCTAGGCATCTTTATCTCCAAG GTAATTCCTGACTCGGATGCACATCGAGCAGGACTTCAGGAAGGGGACCAAGTCCTAGCTGTGAATGATGTGGATTTCCAAGATATTGAGCACAGCAAG GCTGTTGAGATCCTGAAGACAGCCCGCGAAATCAGCATGCGCGTCCGCTTCTTTCCCTACA ATTATCATCGCCAAAAGGAGAGGACTGTACACTAG